Genomic window (Terriglobales bacterium):
TTCCTGAATTGGGAAACCGCTGAATGATTTCTGTTTGTGAGCAGTTCACACACGGGCTTAGCATCGATGAGCCCGCGCACTTATGAGGTCAACGAACGGATGCGCAAGGTCTCATTCTTAGATTCGCTTCATATCATCGGCCGTGGCTCGCGGAACTGGCCGGCCGGACGCCCCATCGTGGTTTCCTTCGAGGTCACCGATTCCTGCACCTGCTTCTGCAAGCACTGCGACCACGGCGGCCCCAAGGATGAGTCGCGCCAGCTCCGGCCCGCCGACTACCGCGCCTACATGGAGGTCCTGCGGCCCTGCGTGGTGCAGGTGTCGGGCGGCGAGCCGTTGCTGCGCAAGGACGTGGTGGAGGTCGTGCGCGCCATCAAGAACGGTTCGGGCGTGCCCTACACCATCCTGGTCTCCAACTGGTCGGAGATGACCGAGGAGAAGTACCTGGCGCTGCATGACGCGGGTATCGACCAGTTCTCCGTCAGCCTGGACTTCGCCGACGAGCGGCACGACGAGTTCCGGCAATATCTCGGACTCTACAGCCATCTGTGCGACATCGTGCCCCGGCTGGCGCGCCACGGCTTCGACGACATCGTGCTGAATTGCTGCATCACCAGCGAGAACGTGGGCGAGATCGGGCGGCTGGCCGACAAGGCGCGGGAGTGGGGCGTGAACCTCTGCTACAGCTCGTATTCCGCCAAGCGCACCGGCTGCCGCGATTATTCGCTCACCACCCCCGAGCAACTGGCCACGCTGAACCGGGAGCTGGACGCAGTGGAGGCCCGCCGCGACCCCAGCAACTGGATCGTGAACTCGCCCTCGACCCTGGCGTCCACGCGGCGCTTCTTCGAGCAGGGCGGGATGCCGGGCTGCAAGGCCGGTCACCGCTTCCTGGTAGTGACCAGGGACGGCTGGCTCCAGCCCTGCTCCATGGTCTTCAATCGCTATAGCCTGGAGGAATACCGACGCATGGCAGCGGAGTTCACGCCGGTCAACGATTGCGACGAGTGCTACGTCTCCATCCGCTCCTATCTGGACAAGACGTTCCCCCAGTTGCTTTGGGAGAACGTCAGCGGGTTCTTCTCGGTGAAGGCGCAGTAAACACTCCCGGTAGAGACGCCCGTGAGGGCGTCTCCTGAGACGGCCTGACAGCCGTCTCTACCGAAGCTCTGCTCTTACCCCAGAGTCGGCATCTTGAATTCCGGACCGCG
Coding sequences:
- a CDS encoding radical SAM protein, whose translation is MSPRTYEVNERMRKVSFLDSLHIIGRGSRNWPAGRPIVVSFEVTDSCTCFCKHCDHGGPKDESRQLRPADYRAYMEVLRPCVVQVSGGEPLLRKDVVEVVRAIKNGSGVPYTILVSNWSEMTEEKYLALHDAGIDQFSVSLDFADERHDEFRQYLGLYSHLCDIVPRLARHGFDDIVLNCCITSENVGEIGRLADKAREWGVNLCYSSYSAKRTGCRDYSLTTPEQLATLNRELDAVEARRDPSNWIVNSPSTLASTRRFFEQGGMPGCKAGHRFLVVTRDGWLQPCSMVFNRYSLEEYRRMAAEFTPVNDCDECYVSIRSYLDKTFPQLLWENVSGFFSVKAQ